The Musa acuminata AAA Group cultivar baxijiao chromosome BXJ2-5, Cavendish_Baxijiao_AAA, whole genome shotgun sequence genomic interval GTTCATAACAAATTTGTTTTTCCTTTTTGACTTCTATATTCAATTGATAATCACTATGTCTTGAAATAGGCCAGAGTGTGCTGAAATGCATATTTTGTGTGCCTTGTGATGACAAAATTGCTGGATGCTAATTGGAGAATCACAGTTTAAATGAGAATGCATTTATAGCAAGAAAACAATTCTATATAATATGAGAGTGAAGTTTTTGAGATGATTATTTCTTGCATGCGATGATGCACAATGAAAAGCATTGTACCGCATGTTATGTCTGTAACATATGGATCTTGTTGCTTTCAGTGACTTGTTACTATTGTTAACTTGATGATTTCATTTGCAAAATTTGACTTCTATATTACTAGATGGTCATCAAGATTATCAAAAAATTGATAAATCCAATTTTTGTTTCCAGGGAAGGATTTCGCTCCAGAGAGGATGGTATTGTCACAGGTCCAGCAAGCAACCAATCTGATGGTATTGTCACAGGTCAAGCAAGCAACCAATCTGTTGATGTTGATAACATCAATGTATCTAGTAACAATCTCTTTGTCTCAAGCACATTGGAGGTATTGGATGAGACCCATGATCAATTCCGAGCACATGATACTAATGTTGATGGACATCAACCAGAAGAGGTGTATACTACATTTCAGATGGAAAGCAGCATGCAAATCAGTGATATGGTCGGGAGAGGGTCTGCAATTCAGGAAGATAATTGGCTGGCAGATGATGTTGAACATGAGCACAGGGATTCACAACAGCCTATTGAACTGGGGTCTACTGTACAGCATGATGGCCCTATCGAAGAACATAATAGTAACTGGCATGAAAATGAAGACCAAGAATGGCTTCATGATGCCCCTGAAGATGAAGATGGACGAGATAGCCATCTTCTGGAAGCACATGAGCATTGGCATGAAGATAATTCTCAAGTGACTGAAGCAAACTGGCAAGATGGACCATCGGACTCCTTCAATGAGCAACATTCTTTTCCTGTTATAAGGAACACATTTGTTTCATCAGAAGATGGTGATTATGTGTATAATGTGGAACTTCGTGAACTCTTAAGCAGGTATTTGCTGATATTATATAGTTGGCTAAATTGTAATGAACTGATATCTTGGGTCTTCAGCTATTGGAATTATTTGATACTTGCGCTGCAGGAGAAGTGTATCTAATCTTCTTCGCAGTGGGTTTCGTGAAAGTCTAGACCAACTTGTACAATCCTATATACAGAGGCAGGGGCGTGATCCATTTCAGTGGGACATGGAAAGAACAATGCCTAACCATGTTTTACCAGGGGAAGATCAGAGCCAGCAAAGAGATCTAATTCATGGCCAACGCGATTCTGTTACCAGGCCTCTACATGCTACACCAATGCCACCAACACCACCTCCACTGCCGCCATGGCACTCAGAATTACATCATAGTTGGAGTCGGCAGAGCATTCGCCGCCCAGAAGTTGTGAGCTTTATTTCTTTGATCCTATGATTTATTTAGATCATGTTGGAATTGTATGGATATAACATGCCAATTCATTATGGATGATTAGATTCCAAGTCTTATAAGAGAACTTTAATTCCAACCTCTAGCTTTTTGTTACCTCTGTGTTTATGCTTTTCTTCTAAATGCATGATATGTGATTGAGTAGTTATTTTACTATTTTGATTTTATCTGTTGGATATGTAAACATGAGATTCTCTATTCTGAAACTCATCTGGCTTTATTGGTGCAGGAATGGGATATGATTAATGATCTAAAGGCTGACATGGCTAGGCTTCAGCAAGTTATGAGTAATATGCAGCGGATGTTGGAGGCATGCATGGATATGCAGCTAGAGTTGCAGCGTGCTGTTAGACAAGAGGTCTCAGCAGCTTTGAATCGTTCTGTTGGAGAACATGGTCAGTAGCTTCCTTTTAGTAACATACCTTCTTTTCATAAATTAGGAGAATGCTTCAAATCTACATTTTAGATTTATTTATCATGGGGCATGTCGAAGATTGCTGTACACTTTTTAGGGATAGATCATAATTGTTCTGTGCTACTATCTTGCTTAGTTTATGAATACAACATGGAGTTATCGGTCGTATATGAGTATTAGATGTATATCTTTGGTGTTAGGCATGAAGCCTGCCTTCTAGCAATGGATCTTCAAATGAAAGGGTGTGCCAAATTGGGTTATTTACCCAAGAAATTCAAATTGATCAAGATGAATATAGGAAGAATGAAGAATGAAAAAGTATCAACATAAAAAAATCTCTTATGAATATATGGCTTCTTATGAACTAAACTTCCAAGTGTATTATTTTTCACAGCATTCTTGCATAAGCATCCTATTTGCTTATCATTATCCTTCCCCCACATATTTCTGTGTCCTTTTGGAATCAAACACTAGGTTACACATCAAATTCTTGTGTGTGTGTCCTATGCAAGTTTGTCATCAGCCACATATGGCTACAGCAGCAGGCAGAGTTAACATGCTTTAACCAACTTCTAAACAGATGCCTATAGCCAACCAACTATGCCTCTGCTCAAACTCTGTTTGTTCTGCTTCTGCTTCGTAAAGTATACCCTTGGTTTTCCAGGAATGCATCTCTTCTTTCCCGCTTCAAAAGCATGAGTTTTGATTGGTATTTGGCTATCTCGTGGCCAGAGATGTTTTGTTTTGCTTCTCGTTGCTATGGAAGAACTTATTTTTCTGTTGAAATTGTTGTTGGATCTCATGTACTGCTTGCTTAGTGCTGAAAAGTTGAGTCTAATCTTTTCATGTGAAGGTGAGGAGTCGTCACAGGATGGAACAAAATGGCGTAATGTGAGAAAAGGGGTTTGTTGTGTCTGCTGTGATAGTCATATCGATTCTCTTCTTTACAGGTATTAATTTCCGAAAACTCATCTAAATAAGAGCATATAGATAATAGAGATCGGTTCTTATTCTTTGTTTTCTTCTGTTCCATCCAGGTGTGGGCACATGTGCACTTGTTCAAGATGCGCGAATGAGTTGGTTCAAGGTGGAGGCAATTGCCCTTTGTGCCGCGCACCCATTGTTGAGGTGATTCGTGCTTATTCCGTAGTGTAGAAATAATAATAAACCAGGTTGAAGATGAAGGTGCCATCAACTTCTAAGCGGTCAACTCTCAGTTTCATCAAAGATGTAATCCATGGTTATCGTGGTCTCTTTGGCTGAGGTATTCTTAGCAGAAATTTTTGAGACGTCAGGAATGTTTGTAATGGCACTTTCTCCACTGATTTGCAATAAATAAATTGGAATGAGAGGAAGAGATTGGGAGTTTTCTCATTTTCATTTTGGAGATTGATGAATGCAGGATTAGCAGCTTGCTTATTCTCATCTTATTCCTAACATGCACTCTTGGCACTTGTAGGCATTATACAAATGGTATAACCTAAAGTAAAGCTTACGTCTAGTAGTAATATGAGCAACCACTTCTTCTTAGAATGTCTAATTTGCATTGAAGTTGACCGAGAAAGAGGAACGATGGGATGTAAGCTGAAGGAAGTAAAAGATGCAGACTCAAAGCTCATAGGTTCAAGACGCAGTATTGACGTCTGTTTCCAAGAAGCTGTCGGACGTGCTCCTGTTGCACCAAGGATGTACGCTACGTGATATGATTCAGGTGCAACATTCCACGAAGCCAAAGAGTCCTCATCTAAAGCACCATTTCATCTAaaggattttatttcatttacctATTTAATCATAATCATAGACaatagatattatatatatatatatattataagtatttagtatatatatctttatttatTGTTAAGTACGATATTTGGGTAGGGAGAAACATAAGCTTCTTGAAGGGGCAGATTTGTATAAGAACCCTGAAAGGACTCCCCGTGGCTCTGTACCTATATTTCCTTGGCAACCGGCTCCTTCCTTCCTCTCCGAGCACCGGCCCCAGGAACTGCCATTCTCACTGTCAGGTATGCGTCTCTCTTCCCTCCCCTCCCTTCCCTGCGCCAGCGGCCGCTTCGATCGCTgccctctccctccctcccttctcCAGTCGACGGTTCGCATCCCTCCTCGGCGAAGAAACCAAAGCTTCCGCCACCTCCTTGCTCTCTCTCCCTTCGGACCTCCCTCCTCGGTGAAGAAACCAAAGCTGCCGCCACCTCCCTGCTCTCTCTCCCTTCGGTTCTCCCATCTGCTACTCCTTCCCCTCCCTCTCCGGTCTGATCTCCCTGCGTCTGTTCTATTTCCATGTTCTGACATAGGACATGCCACGCTAGATCTGTGATGGAGGCAGTGAAGTcaccgggcgctcgcctaggcgaaaCCCAAGCACGTGTAAGTTGTCCGGCGCTTTTAATTGGGCGGAGCCCAGGCGCACGCAAACCTAATCGACGAACTATGCGGCGGCGTTTTCCTCTCGTCGGCGAACGGCGACGGCATCTTCCTCCGGGGAGAGGCTTTCGTACGAGTGCTATCTCCGGCGGACTCTTTCTcggtttctctctcttcttcctcctcctttgtcgtcgccctctccctcctcctccggcgtagccgcctcctcctcctccgccgccgcagcCTCCGACAGCACtcgtctccctctcctcctcatctgCAGCCCCCGACAGCatccctctccctcctcctcggcAGTCGCTTCGTCCGCTACATCCCCCAACTGCAACTCTCTCCCTCCTCCTACTCCACTGCAGCCACCTTACCCCACAGCATTACTCTGACAGCATTCTCTGTTTTCTTATTTGTATTCATAATGATACACATTGTTATCATGACGTTTGTTTTCATTAATCATGGATCTGATGCTCTTCTCCCATCTGAGTTACGTAGTGTAGGGTTGTGCTTTTCTTGATGTTGATCATGTTTCTTTCAGTTTTGAGGTATGTCTTCCTGATGCTCACTTTAGCTTCTATTTATTCTGTTTACAGCTATGGTAATGAGATAACAATGACGAGAAGAAAATGTAGGTTATGGTGGCCGGAACAATTTTTGTCTTGCACATCCAGTTCCAACCTGTTTCTCTTTGGCTGGTTCATGGATTCTGTAAATTCCCTTGACATTGTTGTAGCAGCTGCAATTCCTTCACTGAATCTCTCGGTCCATCTTCTTCAGACTAATCTTGAGGTAGAAATGCTGGAACTGATTCTCTTAGCTTTGTCATTTATGCATCTTTAATGTTTGAGCACATTTACATCACACGGTGATATAAAGCAAGGTTTGCGATTTTGAATCGTACTGCTCGTGAACCGATGCGTAGTGGGCAGTCCGCTCGTCCGATACGGGATTGTTTTgggtggtaacgatcgaaattttgaCTGTTACCGCTTGTCACCGGGCGGTATTAGCTTGGCTTCGGCCTGGCTGAGGGAGAAGcatcgaagaaggaagaaggggagggcgttcaaagaagagggagaagaagagggagaacctcGGCACGAACTTGTTTCCACGCCCTTTCTCGATCTCGATCTGGCACCACCCTCCCTTGACGATCGTGATCTAGGAGGTAACGACAAGGAGAGTCATAAAGAGAAGGATCTGGAGGTGCGGGGATTAGGGGAGGCAGCAGTTAGAGTAGCGGAAGAGGCGGTCTCCTTCATTGCCTCGTCTACGACTCTACGGCCTTCTTCTTCGCCGAAGGTTGGAGACATCTAcggccttcgacgtcttcgtGGTCTTCTTTACTGAATGGCGCAGACGAGGCaacgaggaggaggcgacatcgtCAAGGCTACATatgctattttttaaaatattttttatattgtttatatgtatgtatgtatgctcgtaccgtaccataccgagcaaagctcgatacaccagtacagtatgatatttcaatcaaTGATATAAAGTTTATAAAGGGTGAACCTTGATGCTGTAGTGAGGTTGCTCATTTACAATTAGGGTGACTAAAATTTGAGTCATGGTATACATCTCCTTTATGACAAGTTCCCTTGTGCATACTGGGCTCTCTTTTTTGTTGTAGAGTTTTGCTCTGTTGTATAAGCAACTTGTCTGTTATATTTCGTAAGAAATCTGAGCATGTCGAGGAATTCATCCATAAATTGCAACTGAAGACAAGAATTCAGCAGATTGTACAATTGAGGACACATATTTGCTTATTTTGTCACAAATTACTCACTTATGTTGAACTATGGAATATAGGATGCAATGAATGTGCTGAAACTATAATAGTTTACGAATGTCACTAAATGGTGAGTGGCTATTCAAAACTGTATTCCAATTTTTTATAGGAAAGGTGATTTGTCATTGCAAGCTTGTGAAGTTCTTAAGCAAGTTGATGcccttttcttatttttattttctgttctttcttCAGACCCTCAGGAAGTAAGCTCACATCAGATGGGTTTTTTTTGTTGGGTAATTTAGAGGACCCCATTGCTTCTCTGAGCCCTTAATTAGCTATTGAATATGTTGTACTTCTACTTCAGAATACGCTTTATAGCAGTTTTTGCCAAACTGGGTATCGAACTTGACTCAGAGATTTGTTAGGCTGTTATATATCGATTTGGACTGGTGTATCGACACATGGTACATTGGTAAGTACCAATGTTtcgggagaagaggaaggaatggTGGAGAAAGGAGGAAGAAAGGGGGATAAAGAGGaagtgaagaaggaagaggaagaaggaaggaggaagaggaagagaagaggcttACCTGAGGTCACGGTAAGCGGAGGTCGCCACTAGCCACCTGCATGAGAAGCATCAATCGCAGCATCAGAGGTGACACTCGCAAGCTTTGCGGAGGCGAAGGCGGAGGCGACACTCGTGAGCCTTGCAGAGGTGGTGCTCGCATGAGAAGTGGGAATTAGAATTTCCCAATTCCCTTTTATACAGTGGACCAGACTGGGGTGGGTCCGTGTATCAGTACGTGCGACCCATTACATACTGGTCTCGACGAAATGACGATCACTGCTTTATAGTGTTATGGAAGTATTATTAGGTCAAAGTGCCCT includes:
- the LOC103984475 gene encoding uncharacterized protein LOC103984475; protein product: MADFRHKEADRGCRRGLEELLLRGGRGDGCVGEEAEEASAGGGDGADQLARRRRRSDLEGDDLAETSAAARRHSRILSRWAARQAEEMITTIERRNRESELMALARLHAVSMLDASFLRESRRAQSSVERPVAAHASSVLRMWRELEDESIAGDRRSPAPSPTTASNNHRSAPETHDPMVRRNSLDVASEINASEYSQWPDRPTALGRRGAVEDSEDWRSSREQSPDIGGGGHGERERVREIVSGWMTEIDMTDTASQILPGSDSPRSEWLDERERERVRLVREWMQTVSQQRDGWASRREERDREGLVANQENRQRQHVQRNLLRLRGRQARLDLIMRNVRERERELQALSEHQPVSHFAHRNRIQAVLRGRFLRNGGPVEDGQRHSVAAGELGQLRQHHTVSGFREGFRSREDGIVTGPASNQSDGIVTGQASNQSVDVDNINVSSNNLFVSSTLEVLDETHDQFRAHDTNVDGHQPEEVYTTFQMESSMQISDMVGRGSAIQEDNWLADDVEHEHRDSQQPIELGSTVQHDGPIEEHNSNWHENEDQEWLHDAPEDEDGRDSHLLEAHEHWHEDNSQVTEANWQDGPSDSFNEQHSFPVIRNTFVSSEDGDYVYNVELRELLSRRSVSNLLRSGFRESLDQLVQSYIQRQGRDPFQWDMERTMPNHVLPGEDQSQQRDLIHGQRDSVTRPLHATPMPPTPPPLPPWHSELHHSWSRQSIRRPEVEWDMINDLKADMARLQQVMSNMQRMLEACMDMQLELQRAVRQEVSAALNRSVGEHGEESSQDGTKWRNVRKGVCCVCCDSHIDSLLYRCGHMCTCSRCANELVQGGGNCPLCRAPIVEVIRAYSVV